In Quercus robur chromosome 10, dhQueRobu3.1, whole genome shotgun sequence, a genomic segment contains:
- the LOC126702390 gene encoding uncharacterized protein LOC126702390, translating into MDMETVPSSASIDLHTIRRRIRELAELHDDDVPDLTTTTSDSDEKLLRDFTLDFDNKVNQIVLDSTSHVASLTLQDFDAYFERLKEELNMVEAESTKISNEIEILARTNMEDSTQLETCLERLDCDLDSITSQGLEKVKAGANANCPTYGDDESSLINEPIDHKLELLELEVEIERNKTALKSLQDLDHMYRWFDAIEQIEDLLTGVKVTAFTENCIRLSLQTHIPKLEGSRKIEGIEPSVLNHELLIEVLEGTMELKSIEIFPNDVYVIDILDAAKSLSKSSLQWFITKIQDRITLCTLRHLVVKSANKSRFSLEYLDGDETIIAHMAGAVDAFIKISQDWPILSSPLKLISLKSSDHSKEISLTFLCKAEEAANSLDIHIRQDISSFVDAIEKILVEQMHLELHFDDSSKK; encoded by the exons ATGGACATGGAGACCGTTCCGTCCTCAGCCTCCATCGATCTCCACACTATCCGgcg TCGGATAAGAGAGCTGGCAGAGCTTCACGACGATGATGTTCCCGACCTAACAACAACTACCTCAGATTCCGATGAGAAACTACTCCGAGATTTCACTCTCGACTTCGACAATAAAGTGAATCAGATTGTGTTAGACTCCACTTCGCATGTTGCTTCCTTAACCCTTCAAGATTTTG ATGCATACTTTGAACGTCTAAAAGAGGAGCTTAACATGGTGGAGGCTGAAAGTACCAAGATCTCCAATGAAATTGAGATTCTTGCTAGAACCAACATGGAAG ATTCTACCCAATTGGAGACATGTCTTGAAAGGTTGGATTGTGATTTAGATTCTATTACATCACAG GGTCTGGAGAAAGTAAAAGCAGGTGCAAATGCTAATTGCCCTACATATGGAGATGATGAATCAAGCTTGATAAATGAGCCTATAGACCATAAGTTGGAG CTATTGGAACTTGAAGTTGAGATTGAGAGGAACAAAACAGCTTTAAAGTCTTTGCAGGATCTTGATCATATGTACAGATG GTTTGATGCCATAGAACAGATTGAGGATTTGTTGACAGGTGTAAAGGTCACTGCATTCACCGAAAACTGCATTAGGTTGTCATTGCAGACACATATCCCAAAATTAGAAGGCTCACGAAAGATTGAAGGCATTGAACCATCTGTACTGAATCATGAGTTACTAATAGAAGTTTTGGAGGGGACGATGGAGCTAAAGAGTATCGAG ATATTTCCAAATGATGTATACGTAATTGACATTCTTGATGCTGCAAAGTCTCTCAG TAAGTCTTCATTGCAGtggtttataacaaaaatacaaGACAGAATTACCCTCTGCACTTTGAGGCATCTTGTGGTAAAGAGTGCGAATAAATCTAG ATTCTCACTTGAGTACTTGGATGGAGATGAGACTATAATAGCTCATATGGCTGGGGCAGTTGATGCGTTTATAAAGATTTCTCAAGATTGGCCAATTTTAAGTTCTCCGTTGAAGCTGATATCTCTCAAGAGCTCAGATCATTCGAAGGAGATCTCTTTAACTTTTCTATGCAAAGCTGAG GAAGCGGCAAACTCATTGGATATACACATACGGCAGGATATATCAAGCTTCGTCGATGCTATTGAAAAGATACTTGTAGAACAAATGCACTTGGAACTCCATTTTGATGATTCTTCAAAAAAATGA
- the LOC126703450 gene encoding LOW QUALITY PROTEIN: G-type lectin S-receptor-like serine/threonine-protein kinase At5g35370 (The sequence of the model RefSeq protein was modified relative to this genomic sequence to represent the inferred CDS: inserted 1 base in 1 codon) produces the protein MISIPGFPRRFDYEELAAATENFKNQIGRGGFGTVYKGTLTDQTIVAVKKITSSGIQGKEFYSEISIIGNIRHVNLVRLTGFCAQGKQRFLVIVYMNRGSLDSTLFGDGPVLQWGERVEIALGTARGLAYLHSECEQRIIHCDVKPENFLLNDNLQMNISYFGISKLISREQSTFFTTMRGARGSLAPEWLTSSAISNKVDVYSYGMVLLEIVRGRRNCTIQRYSHITENDIKGNGVSSYSSSSELRLIYFPLVALEMHVRRRYLELADPRLEVGVSSEEIEKLVRIALCCLHQDPXLWPTMANVVGMLEGGLALSELRVKSLNFLRAYGQRFTETATMQGPTSNGAAIATYNSLSYISPQLLSGPR, from the exons ATGATCTCTATCCCAGGCTTTCCAAGAAGGTTTGATTATGAAGAGTTAGCAGCTGCTACTGAGAACTTCAAGAACCAGATTGGTCGTGGTGGCTTCGGTACTGTATACAAAGGAACTCTGACAGACCAAACTATTGTGGCAGTGAAGAAGATTACAAGTTCGGGAATCCAAGGGAAGGAGTTTTATTCTGAGATTTCAATAATTGGGAACATCCGCCATGTCAATTTGGTTAGATTGACAGGTTTTTGTGCACAAGGGAAGCAGCGCTTTCTTGTTATTGTGTATATGAATAGAGGCTCATTGGACAGTACACTCTTTGGTGATGGTCCTGTTTTACAATGGGGAGAGAGAGTGGAAATAGCACTTGGAACAGCTAGAGGACTTGCTTACTTGCACAGCGAATGTGAGCAAAGGATCATCCACTGTGATGTGAAGCCAGAGAACTTTCTCTTGAATGACAATTTACAAATGAATATCTCCTATTTTGGGATTTCGAAGCTCATAAGTCGTGAACAATCCACTTTTTTTACTACAATGAGAGGAGCTCGAGGTTCTCTTGCACCAGAGTGGTTGACAAGTTCAGCTATTTCTAACAAGGTTGATGTATATAGTTATGGGATGGTTTTACTGGAGATTGTAAGGGGCAGAAGGAATTGCACAATACAAAGATATAGCCACATTACAGAAAATGATATCAAAGGAAATGGCGTATCCTCATACTCTTCTAGCTCGGAACTAAGACTAATATATTTCCCTCTAGTTGCATTAGAAATGCATGTGCGAAGAAGATATTTGGAGCTTGCAGATCCAAGGTTAGAGGTAGGAGTGTCAAGTGAAGAGATTGAGAAGCTAGTGCGGATTGCCTTGTGTTGTTTGCACCAAGATC CACTGTGGCCGACTATGGCTAACGTTGTTGGCATGTTGGAAGGTGGATTGGCTTTGAGTGAGCTGAGGGTCAAGTCACTAAATTTCTTGCGAGCCTACGGCCAGAGATTCACGGAGACAGCAACAATGCAAGGGCCTACTTCGAATGGTGCTGCAATTGCTACATATAACTCATTGTCTTACATCTCTCCACAACTGCTCTCAGGTCCCAGGTAA
- the LOC126703365 gene encoding G-type lectin S-receptor-like serine/threonine-protein kinase At5g35370, whose amino-acid sequence MGCLFSFFFFFICCVFLPSFAFSGPISTHSISPNFTVSNIQFIDYSGTFLLSPNGTFKATIDAKPLSSYFYFSIVHTASNTTIWSANRNAPMSNSDKLSLTTNGLTITNQAGKVLWSTPPLSSEVSAMQVLETGNLMLVDAKNVTLWESFDYPTDTIVMGQPIPVGKSLESALTGEDMSVGDYLLQLTDSDVVLQWNRMTYWKLSMDTKAYKNSNGAVSLMLMNGTGLYLLASDGSKVVIQVVFTGPSGFRIGKLGFEGRFSISSFVRNKWMLEFAGPVEKCDIPFICGEIGLCTRIPLMAKCSCPTKFSNQTNRCMPVDSSLSLPSACNATSNGSQLNSSISYLGLGQDMDYFANDFREPAKHDINLSVCQDLCSQNCSCLAVFHRNSSGSCYLLENQLGSLISTANSENDRFGYIKVLGNFPPQNPIEQKGNRKHHFPIAGLVLLPSTGFLLLTAFVFLAVQWLRKNRLSKTRTAKLARLNSSSSAELQMISIPGIPRRFDYEELAAATQNFKTQIGRGGFGTVYKGTLTDQTIVAVKKITSSGVQGKKEFLTEISIIGKIHHVNLVRLTGFCARGRQRFLVLEYMNRGSLDSTLFGNGPVLQWQERVDIALGTARGLAYLHSGCEHRIIHCDVKPENILLHDNLQVKISDFGISKLISREQSTIFTTMRGTRGYLAPEWLTSAAISNKVDVYSYGMVLLEIVSGRNNCSLQTCGHITENNDIEGNGLSSYSSSSEFRLYYFPLIALEMHERRRYLELADPRLEGGVANEEVEKLVRIALCCVHQDPALRPTMANVVGMLEGELPLGEPRVESLNFLRAYGHRFTETATMEGPSSNVATIATYNSLSCISSQQISGPR is encoded by the coding sequence ATGGGCtgccttttctctttcttctttttctttatatgcTGCGTTTTCCTCCCAAGTTTTGCCTTCTCAGGCCCCATCTCCACCCACTCGATCAGCCCCAACTTCACTGTCTCCAATATCCAATTCATCGACTACTCGGGCACTTTCTTGCTCTCTCCAAATGGCACATTCAAAGCCACAATTGATGCCAAACCATTGTCCTCATACTTTTACTTCTCCATCGTCCACACTGCTTCCAACACCACAATCTGGTCTGCAAACCGTAACGCACCCATGTCAAATTCTGACAAGTTGTCACTAACTACCAACGGCCTCACAATCACAAACCAGGCTGGTAAAGTTCTATGGTCAACCCCGCCTTTGAGTTCCGAGGTTTCTGCTATGCAGGTTTTAGAGACAGGAAACCTCATGTTGGTTGATGCAAAAAACGTTACGCTGTGGGAGAGTTTTGATTATCCAACGGACACCATTGTCATGGGACAGCCTATTCCAGTTGGAAAATCATTGGAAAGCGCTTTGACAGGCGAGGATATGTCGGTGGGTGATTATCTGCTTCAGCTTACTGACAGTGATGTCGTGCTGCAATGGAATAGGATGACTTATTGGAAATTGTCCATGGATACAAAGGCTTACAAAAACTCCAATGGGGCAGTATCGTTGATGTTGATGAATGGTACTGGCTTGTATTTGCTAGCAAGTGATGGATCCAAGGTTGTGATTCAGGTAGTTTTCACTGGTCCGTCGGGATTTCGGATAGGTAAGTTGGGTTTTGAAGGCAGATTTAGCATAAGCAGCTTTGTGAGAAATAAATGGATGCTAGAATTTGCGGGACCAGTTGAAAAGTGTGATATTCCTTTCATTTGCGGAGAAATTGGATTGTGCACGAGAATCCCTTTGATGGCAAAATGTTCTTGTCCAACAAAATTCAGTAATCAAACCAATCGTTGCATGCCAGTGGATAGTTCACTATCTCTGCCTTCAGCTTGTAATGCAACTAGTAATGGCAGTCAATTGAATTCCTCGATTTCCTATCTGGGACTGGGCCAAGACATGGACTATTTTGCTAATGATTTCAGGGAGCCTGCTAAACATGACATAAATTTATCGGTTTGCCAAGATTTATGTTCTCAAAATTGTTCTTGTCTGGCCGTTTTCCATAGAAATTCTTCTGGTTCTTGTTACCTTCTTGAAAACCAATTAGGTTCTCTCATTTCCACCGCCAACAGTGAGAATGATCGTTTTGGGTATATAAAAGTTTTGGGAAACTTTCCTCCTCAAAACCCAATTGAGCAAAAGGGAAATCGGAAACATCACTTCCCAATTGCCGGTTTGGTACTTTTACCTTCAACAGGATTCTTACTATTAACAGCCTTTGTATTCCTTGCAGTCCAGTGGTTAAGGAAAAATAGGCTTTCTAAAACCAGAACCGCAAAGCTAGCCCGGCTTAACTCATCATCATCAGCAGAGCTACAAATGATCTCTATCCCAGGCATACCAAGAAGGTTTGATTATGAAGAGCTAGCAGCTGCTACTCAGAACTTCAAGACCCAGATTGGTCGTGGTGGCTTTGGTACTGTATACAAAGGTACTCTGACAGACCAAACTATTGTGGCAGTGAAGAAGATTACGAGTTCGGGAGTCCAAGGGAAGAAAGAATTTCTTACTGAGATTTCAATAATTGGGAAGATCCACCATGTCAATTTGGTTAGATTGACAGGTTTTTGTGCACGAGGGAGGCAGCGATTTCTTGTTCTTGAGTACATGAACAGAGGTTCATTGGATAGTACACTCTTCGGTAATGGTCCTGTTTTACAATGGCAAGAGAGAGTGGACATAGCACTTGGAACGGCAAGGGGACTTGCGTACTTGCACAGCGGGTGTGAGCACCGGATCATCCACTGTGATGTGAAGCCAGAGAACATTCTCCTGCATGACAATTTACAAGTGAAAATCTCAGATTTTGGGATTTCGAAGCTGATAAGTCGTGAACAATCCACTATTTTTACTACAATGAGAGGAACTCGAGGTTATCTTGCACCAGAGTGGTTGACAAGTGCAGCAATTTCAAACAAGGTTGATGTTTATAGCTATGGAATGGTTTTACTGGAGATTGTAAGTGGAAGAAATAATTGCTCGTTACAAACATGCGGCCACATTACAGAAAATAATGACATTGAAGGAAATGGCCTATCCTCATACTCTTCAAGTTCAGAATTCAGACTATATTATTTCCCTCTAATTGCACTAGAAATGCATGAGCGAAGAAGGTATTTGGAGCTTGCAGACCCAAGGTTAGAGGGTGGAGTGGCAAACGAAGAGGTGGAGAAGCTAGTGCGGATTGCCTTGTGTTGTGTACACCAAGACCCAGCACTGAGGCCAACTATGGCTAACGTTGTTGGCATGTTGGAAGGTGAATTGCCTTTGGGTGAGCCGAGGGTTGAGTCACTAAATTTCTTGCGAGCCTATGGCCATAGATTCACCGAGACAGCAACAATGGAAGGGCCTTCTTCTAATGTTGCTACAATTGCTACATACAACTCATTGTCTTGCATCTCTTCACAACAGATCTCAGGTCCTAGGTAG
- the LOC126703451 gene encoding G-type lectin S-receptor-like serine/threonine-protein kinase At5g35370: MGRRIPIGKSLQSAVSYDDMSVGDYRLEVTDRDMVLQWNKMNYWKLSMDPEAVRNSNKAVSLMVMNGTGLYLLASDNSTVVQVALNGSSSFRRGKLGAYGRFSIVRPRSSDKWESEVAGPFEDCDLPLYYNFGLCRRNPLDGICSCLPELSYQTNGDCMPVNGSLSPPSACTAARNDSQLNSSVSYLKFGPGMDYFANNFREPDKNNVTLSVCQDLCSQSCSCLGFSIETLLVLVIFLKII, translated from the coding sequence ATGGGACGGAGAATTCCTATTGGAAAATCATTGCAAAGCGCTGTGTCATACGATGACATGTCGGTAGGTGATTATCGACTTGAAGTTACTGACAGGGATATGGTGCTGCAATGGAATAAGATGAATTATTGGAAATTGTCCATGGATCCAGAGGCTGTCAGGAACTCTAACAAGGCCGTATCGTTGATGGTGATGAATGGTACAGGTTTGTATTTGCTAGCAAGTGATAATTCCACGGTTGTTCAAGTAGCTTTGAATGGTTCATCAAGTTTTAGGAGAGGTAAGTTGGGTGCCTATGGCAGATTTAGCATCGTCAGACCTCGGAGCAGCGATAAATGGGAGTCAGAAGTTGCAGGACCATTTGAGGATTGTGATCTTCCTCTCTATTACAATTTTGGATTGTGCAGAAGAAACCCTCTGGATGGAATTTGTTCTTGTTTACCAGAACTCAGTTATCAAACCAATGGTGATTGCATGCCAGTGAATGGTTCGCTTTCTCCGCCTTCAGCTTGTACTGCAGCTAGAAATGACAGTCAATTGAATTCCTCTGTTTCCTATCTAAAATTCGGCCCTGGTATGGActattttgctaataatttcaGGGAACCCGATAAAAATAATGTAACGTTGTCGGTTTGCCAAGATTTATGCTCTCAAAGTTGTTCTTGTTTGGGCTTTTCCATTGAAACTCTGCTGGTTCTTGTTATCTTCTTGAAAATCATTTAG